DNA sequence from the Lycium barbarum isolate Lr01 chromosome 5, ASM1917538v2, whole genome shotgun sequence genome:
aaaatattcttcaaatattcaatgaTTTTTATACCCTTCAAGAtgaattattttttcaaaatatatgTACTGGATAAAATTGCAGTTTAAATTTCCCCTAATATTAACTTCTATGGAATTCTAATCACAATCACGTTTCAACTTCTTACGTACCTATTATTTAGTATTTCGGACTCCAAAGTAAAATTCTGAAAGGATATGAATTGGAGTACAAAAAGGTAATGCCATGAAAGTCAAATCAAATACGAGCAACTTTTTAGTTATCTTTGTTTGGTCCATTATTAATGAATTCTTGAGAATATGACTTTCATATGCCAAAATCACTGAGGCTGAATCATTTCATCACGAAAAAAATGTTAAATATTGTTGCATTAGTCAAGTGATTTTACATCTTTTATTGCATCACTTTGTGATTTCGGAATGTTATGTTCAATTTAATTTATCCTTCTTTTTCAGTAAAGTTGGTTTTGGTTATACTTATATGTTATAttcttttattatttatattataaaagTACGAATAACAATGTTTGACGATAAAAATATCCCTAAAATACTGATcgacttacatacctttttagTCTAATTCTATCATATTTCTATCGACCATTTTGGTAAATATAAAAGAATATCACAGTTAAAAATAGAATTTTAAAAGATTTTCTTTCTCTCTCATGCTCTCGGCGTAAGTTAGTATAACGTACGCCGCCGTGCATCTGCCATGGGAAAGAAGCGAGGTCGAGGAAGGCCACCAAAAATAGTGTTAGCTACACTTGGGAGCTCAGTAAGCACCAGAGCTGGAGGCAAGACGACAAACACAAATGGAGCAGAGAGTTCGCAAGATCAAAATGCGGTGCACCCACAAATGCAAAATTCAGGGCAGGGGAAGGGTTTGACAGAGCATCCACCTACGAAATTGACAGAGGAGGCGGATGCTAGAAAAATCCCTAAAAATACGGATAAAACCCAGATCTGATTCCGCAACCACTTAGTGGCGCTACACCAACAGCTCAAAGTGTGCAATCAGAGAGGGCTGGAACGTCTAAAGTATCAATAGTAGGTGGACAGACCATGCAGCAACAACTAGATAAAGTAATGGAGGAAGCCGATGGCTATATGGAAAGCCTAGAGAAGCAAGAGAATCCATGGGTGAACCTGTTCAAGCAAAATAGACTAGCGTCACACGGTATGCCTCTTAAATATATACCGCCTAGTATAGTGGATGGTGAAATTGTTGTGGAATTAGACAAAGCCGAAGTCGAAAAAGAAAATGCGAAATGGAGGTGTGCGTTGATTGCGTATGTGATAGGTGAAGTACTAGGGTACAAATACATGAGGAGATATATTGATAGAACGTGGGTAGATGTAACTGAACCAGAGCTATTTTTACATGAAAAAGGGTATTATGTTGTTAAGTTCCAAGATATAGGGGATATGAAAAAAGTACTATGCTCTGGCCCTCACACAATAAACAACAAACCCATTATTCTGAAGCAGTGGTCAGCACACCTAGATTTTGAAGCTGAGTTTCTTACTGAGATACCCCTTTGGGTCACCTTCCCCAACCTACCAATGAGTTGTTGGGGTAGTGATTCACTTAGTAGGGTTGCAAGTGCAGTAGGTCACCTAACTTTTGCAGATGAATGTACAACAAAACAGACCAGAATCTCGTTTGCATATATGCTGATAGAAGTTAATGTTACTAAACCATTGCCGGCCATGGAAAATGTAATAGACCCTAATGGTATAAAATTCCAACAAGATGTGGCATTTGATTGGAAGCCAGAGTACTATGGGCAATGTTTAAAAATAGGACATGAATGCCCTCCACCTTGTGCACCTCCGCCTCCCAATGAGCAACCTAACCCTGCTGCTCAACCTGAATAGGCTTATGTTCAACCGCGAAGAAGGAGAAGACCACGTAAACCAGTTCAACAATGGATATATAAGGGACTAGTAGTGGATAGTGATAAGATGGTAGATGCTGGAATAACAAGAAGCACAAGGGACACTACACAGACCTCTGAGGTAGGAGATATTGTGATAGTGAATGATAAAGGGGCAAATGATAAGGGGAAAGCAAAAGAGCCGGATGGAGTCATGACTTTGCAAGATTTTCCAGCATTGACTCCTACACCAACTAGTAATAGCTATGGGGCTCTAAAAATAGGTGAATCTGTGGTGGACAAACCTATTCCCACTGACAAAGGTGGGACAATAACTCCTCAATGAATTGGGTCATATGGAATGTGAGGGGAACTAATAAGTGGtacaagcaaaaagagttgaaaaaTTATTTGAAATCTAAGCACATACAGTTAGCAGGGTTTGTTGAGACCAGAGTGAAGGAACCTAAAGCAGAGAAGATTACGCAGCATATTGCACCTGGCTGGAAAAGCTATAATAATTATCTATTTGCAGAGAATGGAAGAGTATGGGTTTTGTGGGATGAGAAAAATTTAGAGATGAGTTTTATTAAAGCTGCTGCCCAGTATATTCACTGCCATATCAAAAATAGAACTGATGGGATGGAGTGTGCTCTAACAGTGGTGTATGGGTTCAATACAATTGAACAGAGAAGAAGTTTATGGGATGATATCCAGACAATTGCCCAGGGTACATCTATGCCCTGGATAATTGGAGGTGACTTCAATGCTGTCCTCACTGTTCAAGATAGGCTATATGGTCATCCTGTAACTGCTAACGAGATTAAAGACTTTGGTGAATGTGTTACTGATGCAACCCTCACGGAGTTACCATAGAGAAGTGATTTTTATACTTGGACTAATAAACAAGCTGCCAGTGACAGAatatatagcagaatagataGGTTTTTTGGCAATGATGAATGGATGTGGAAATGGGGGCTTATCACTACTGAATATGATTTGCCTAATATATCGGATCATTCACCAATGTTGCTCCATATATCTCAAATGGCCTGGTCACCTAAACTACCATTCAAATTCTTCAATATCTGGACAAAACATGCTGATTATGTAGCTACTGTGAATAGAGGCTGGACAAAGTGGACTCAAGGTGGTAGAATGAAACATGTTTGGCAGACTTTGAAACTTCTAAAGGCTGATTTCAGGAAACTGAATAATGAAGAATTCAAATGCATCACTCAAAAAGTAGCTATTCATAGAGAATAATTACAATATGTCTAGAATGCAATAAGAACAAACAATACAGATAGGTTAATTCAAAAGGAGAAGGAGATACTGATTAAGCTTGAAAAATGGTCACTCATAGAAAAGAGTGTAATGAGTCAGAAATCAAGGGTGAATTGGATAAATTTAGGAGATGCCAACACAAAGTACTTCTCTGCAGTCATGAAAGAAAAACAGCAAAGAAAACAGATTTTGACACTCACTTCATTGACTGGACAGGGTCTGACTGAACCTGATgctataaagaatgaaattatcCAGTTTTATAAAGGATTAATGGGCACAACTGCAACTACATTACCTGCAGTGAATAGAAATATCATGAAGCAAGGACCAATCTTAACTCATGATCAATAGTTGGCTCCTTGTGCAGAAATATCTGAATTAGAAATCATAGAGGGACTCgattctataggctcagacaagGCCCCAGGAGTAGATGGATACAATTCCACCTTCTTCAAAACTGGCATTCCAGTGATCAAAAGTGACTTGGTTGCTGCTGTGAAAGAATTCTTCTACACAAGTAAA
Encoded proteins:
- the LOC132639162 gene encoding uncharacterized protein LOC132639162, with protein sequence MQQQLDKVMEEADGYMESLEKQENPWVNLFKQNRLASHGMPLKYIPPSIVDGEIVVELDKAEVEKENAKWRCALIAYVIGEVLGYKYMRRYIDRTWVDVTEPELFLHEKGYYVVKFQDIGDMKKVLCSGPHTINNKPIILKQWSAHLDFEAEFLTEIPLWVTFPNLPMSCWGSDSLSRVASAVGHLTFADECTTKQTRISFAYMLIEVNVTKPLPAMENVIDPNGIKFQQDVAFDWKPEYYGQCLKIGHECPPPCAPPPPNEQPNPAAQPE